The DNA window tctcgagccatttttgcatgtatacaggtcagtatgtaatcgtcctgacgcccttttcacttgaagtgtctgaaactctgcctactggctagaacgcttaccctgcacgcttaagcaactagttttgcagatataattcaattatgcacatcatactgacccgtaacctaggcctagaatacgacttatcaatgaAGTATCATACATTAAAACGACTTAATTATGGTTAAAAAACAACCATAAATggaaaaataactcaattataaTGGAATATTTGTCCCACCTGCAATACACAAATTCCCGTAGTACATTGCTGCTGATAATATCATTTAAACAAGTTCACCATGACTAAAATAACCTTGTTATATTTCAATAAAGTAGAGAGCATTAGAACATTCACAACGGCAAGCTGCAGcttgtccgtccgtccgtgccagcaacATGGAGACGCTGTctgccgctgcgctcgcgccgccgGCACGGCgctactcgatgcatcgagcacgtccgtgccagtgagcaggcgacgtggcaggcGGTGATTGGCCAAtggcatagccgttggcaatttgatttttttaaaaaaatcggatttcaattaaaaaatatgattaaaataaaaaaaaatattttcccacttcccaaaaaaatatatccgttttctaccaacttttaatttatttttcaatttttttccccaaaaaatacacattttcatctataaataccccatttccacacccaaaaattcacaccacactacacaattatcacctaaattctctcattttcattctcaattctcaatctttcttccattcctacaacataacaatgtccggctccggcgatcatcCCTCcagctcccacggttggaaccccgattggttcggttcacaaccgtttcctagtccggaaacggaatacaCGGCCCCTCTTACAACCCAAGGTTcgcaagttccgggtggctactgGCCTTACCCGGTCGatgaccaagatgcccccgaagggcaatacaggtggacacccgagccacccgtacctagagcgAGAGAGACCGGcccctctcaaactcctcctcttcatACTCAAGGTGttcgcaccccgtacactcccgCCAAGATGGATCTATTATTCAAGGCGTATTTGGATATCTCCGAAAATTCGGAGGTTGGCACCAACCAATCCGGTgaccattattggtggcgcatatGTCGCTggtacaatcaaaaccggccggcgggaacaatcgagcgcaacgagagtatggtgcgcaatgccatataccgagccaacgaagaaatacAAAAGTTCattggctatttcctccaggaagagcggtcggcggggagtgGCCGGAGctagctcgacatcatcagttccgccttgtcgacctaccaatccatcaactacaagccgttcaagtacctcaacatttggcaggataCGCGgacgcatccgaagtataggggagacgtaacatcctcctctagctcctcctccaatcgatcgaggtcggtatccctatccaacgccggctccgaagatgtggcgagccaacttgccggagctaacttgggtagccccgtgGTCGGCTCGatcggttcccaacgccggccgcaaggaaagAAGAAGGCGGCgaccatccgcccccgctcccgtTCCCTAtatgccacctccaccccccaccaaccCGTTGTGGTcgcttttggcccaactcaatatggccgatatgTCAACTATGACCCCAACGCAACTTCGAGCGCACGAGGCaatgatattgggtctcaaaaaaCAATTCGGGTAGTGCCGAATAGTCTTCCATGgaggtatttttagcctttaattatgtaattttattttttaggagtttaatcatgtaatttttattttttaggagtttaattatgtaatttttaatttttaggattttaattatgtaatttttattttttaggattttaattatgtaatttttattttatttataatttgtaatattatttcagtttttttaatgaattttaatattatggaaatgtttttatttaaattgaataatagaatggtgggactcttgtgctcgtccttgcggaagagcacagatgtgggtgttgtgctcttgcttaagagcatgcagaaaaagtggggtcgggcccacaaccgtgctcgttggcaagagcacggttgtggatggtcttagtaAACATACAATAAATCAGCACTGAGTAAATACTTTTTCATCAGAGTGTTTAGATTTTGGCATCGATAATGCAATCTATGTAATGTAACAGAAAaattactttattcatcttctGTAAAGAAAATTTCTGCAAGATAGAATCTGCTGAAGGCTCAAGCTATCTATAAAACATAATACAAAAACAAATGTCATAAAAGAATGAGACCAGCACACTCCCATAAAAAAGATTCTAACTTTGCACTTGACTACTACTAGCAAACAAACATCCTTGTTTCATCTCACTAAGATGAAACCAATACCTTCTTGTTTCAATAAAAGTAACATCTGTTTTTGGTTATTTTTGATCCCTAGATCTCACTAATGAACCAAATGCAATGGTGCCTCTAATATGATTACTTTATCTTCATATCGATACCCAAAGAAAAAGCTTTTCCACGATGATTGAAGATCATGAAATCCAGATTGAAAGGCAAGGCAACTAGCCTGCTTGGACAGGGAAAGAACGGTGTGTTAGTAGGCTCAAGCATGTTTAGATTCAAAAAGGGAAGTTTCCTGTAATAAAATCTCATCAAGGACTAGTTAATGCATGAAAGATAAAGCTCTTACATCTTTCATAACTCAAGTAAATAAAAAGCAAATTAATGGAATGATATTCGTTGACATACTCTTACCCTGTTATGCATATGTTCCTTCTAATTACCATTTGGACATATAAAGGTCAAAAGATAGCAAAGGTGTGGGACAGTTTCCTCCATAAAGCACATCTAACCTTCAATTCTATCACTTTCTATCTCCAGCCCACAGGCAAAATGTAGGTTTTCTAAATGGGTGCATTACACACTTCCCATGCATTAAGCCTCTTTTGACATAGATGGGGAATGAAATACTTTGATTGGACATGACGTCTTCATCTATATTTATGTTCATTCACAGAGTCAGACATGATATGCTTACATGAAGAGTCTGAAATACTATTGTTGAGGAGCTATATCCTACCAATCTCCATCAATACATCTCTAGTCTTGTGACAAACTATCAGTGACAAATGCTGTACATCTACTATTTTCTCAGCCCAACCAAACACCCCAATACCTCACACATTGCATCAACAGATCAAGTGCAATTCAACCTAATCccaaaattatagtactactactataaatcaTCACATACATTATTCTTCAGATGCAACACCAGCAACAAAAACCAATATCAATGGGAAAAGAAACCTGTTCTCGTCAGATTGAGGGAGAATCGACAAGAACTTGCCGGGCACAGTTAAAGCAGCCCACAAACAGAAAAACAATCCTGCAACCAACTCCACAACTACCTGTAAATTAATCGAAATTACAAACCTAATTAGTGGCAATAAACGAATTATATGCATATAAATACGGTGTAAATTGTAATAGAGGAAATTACAGTGATCGGTGGCCCCGTGACCTGCTCTTCAGTAATCTTGAGCAAAGATCTATCTGAAAAAATAGATCAAAAAAATCAGAACGAGTATTCAGATTTATTGAAAGCAAAGATTTTGAGCGACTTGAATACGCACACTGAATAGTGGAGTAGGCGGCGTGTGCGAGAATCAGAACTCCTACGACGCCGACGGCGTGAGAAAAGCCCATCTTTTtcctaagagtgtccactataaggtggacacgcccaatagccccgccccagtttttgtctatagccccagttttgttgttcatagccccaaaattctatttccgccactatagtggacacttccaatagccccaaaattttataattaaaataatcgcaCACTTCCATATACTAACATGGAGTAGATTAAACAGAAAACCGAA is part of the Salvia splendens isolate huo1 chromosome 22, SspV2, whole genome shotgun sequence genome and encodes:
- the LOC121786190 gene encoding membrane magnesium transporter-like; translated protein: MGFSHAVGVVGVLILAHAAYSTIQYRSLLKITEEQVTGPPITVVVELVAGLFFCLWAALTVPGKFLSILPQSDENRLVALPFNLDFMIFNHRGKAFSLGIDMKIK